In the Adlercreutzia equolifaciens DSM 19450 genome, one interval contains:
- a CDS encoding FhaA domain-containing protein, with amino-acid sequence MGLLSKFEGKMEDTVEGAADRMGAAPLSPVQIAKKAEKQMRREKMVGAGKQYAPTLYTVLVNADDDRRLLGYYPTLAGETETYLSAKAAEQGLVMDGQPLVRFIVDDDLRHGKFDVIAEMVASPLVEQLRQEEYARYGIRPGGGPARAAAPQAGYGYQQPAPAPAPAPAPAGGYDYQAAPVDEYVEDDYYEDDEPRQAYIYDITNDRAFTLPGQAETIGRESKNDIVIPDINVSRVHAEIRQDESGAWILTDLGSTNGTFVNGRQIKSTALHDADRIIVGTTNLEFQLI; translated from the coding sequence ATGGGACTCCTCTCAAAATTCGAGGGCAAGATGGAAGACACCGTGGAAGGCGCCGCCGATCGCATGGGCGCGGCCCCGCTGTCTCCCGTGCAGATTGCCAAGAAGGCCGAGAAGCAGATGCGCCGCGAGAAGATGGTCGGCGCAGGCAAGCAGTACGCTCCCACGCTTTATACCGTGCTCGTCAACGCCGACGATGACCGCCGCCTTCTGGGCTACTACCCCACCCTGGCTGGCGAGACCGAAACCTACCTTTCCGCCAAAGCCGCCGAGCAGGGCCTCGTCATGGACGGCCAGCCCCTTGTGCGCTTCATCGTCGACGACGATTTGCGCCACGGCAAGTTCGACGTCATTGCCGAAATGGTGGCCTCCCCGCTGGTTGAGCAGCTGCGCCAGGAAGAGTACGCCCGCTACGGCATCCGTCCCGGCGGCGGTCCGGCCCGCGCGGCCGCCCCGCAAGCGGGCTACGGCTACCAGCAGCCCGCTCCCGCTCCGGCGCCAGCACCCGCACCCGCCGGCGGCTACGACTACCAGGCCGCGCCCGTCGACGAGTACGTGGAAGACGACTACTACGAGGACGACGAGCCACGCCAAGCTTATATCTACGACATCACCAATGACCGCGCCTTCACGCTGCCCGGCCAGGCCGAGACCATCGGGCGCGAGTCGAAGAACGACATCGTCATCCCCGACATCAACGTCTCGCGCGTACACGCGGAAATCCGCCAGGACGAGTCCGGCGCCTGGATTCTCACCGACCTCGGCTCCACCAACGGCACCTTCGTGAACGGCCGCCAGATCAAATCCACCGCGCTGCACGACGCCGACCGCATCATCGTGGGCACCACCAACCTCGAGTTCCAGCTCATCTAG
- a CDS encoding FHA domain-containing protein, whose product MIDLVLLIARLLFVALLYLFLFAIMRTGIGMVKGSRKKERGWTVSVERGPKELRGVSIAVHGPVIVGRSPGADIVIGAGYVSGRHARFQLMGQNLFVEDLGSKNGTAVNGRPVHDPVALRNKDLVTIGDVDIRVRNQ is encoded by the coding sequence GTGATCGATCTCGTTCTGCTCATCGCGCGCCTGTTGTTCGTGGCGCTGCTCTATTTGTTTCTGTTCGCCATCATGCGCACCGGCATCGGCATGGTCAAAGGTTCCCGCAAGAAGGAACGCGGCTGGACGGTGTCGGTGGAACGCGGCCCCAAAGAGCTGCGCGGCGTCTCCATCGCCGTGCACGGGCCCGTCATCGTGGGCCGCTCGCCCGGGGCCGACATCGTCATCGGCGCCGGCTACGTGTCCGGCCGTCATGCCCGCTTCCAGCTGATGGGCCAGAACCTCTTCGTGGAAGATTTGGGCTCGAAGAACGGCACCGCCGTGAACGGGCGTCCCGTCCATGACCCGGTAGCCCTGCGCAACAAGGACCTCGTTACCATCGGCGACGTCGACATCCGCGTGAGGAACCAATAA